A single genomic interval of Streptomyces sp. BA2 harbors:
- the rimO gene encoding 30S ribosomal protein S12 methylthiotransferase RimO — protein MPERRTVALVTLGCARNEVDSEELAGRLEADGWQLVEAAEDADVAVVNTCGFVEAAKKDSVDALLEANDLKGHGKTQAVVAVGCMAERYGKELADALPEADGVLGFDDYSDISTRLNTILSGGSVEAHTPRDRRKLLPISPAERQEAGSDVALPGHAPMDLPEGLAPASGPRAPLRRRLGTNPVASVKLASGCDRRCSFCAIPSFRGSFISRRPSDVLGETRWLAEQGVKEVMLVSENNTSYGKDLGDIRLLETLLPELAAVDGIERVRVSYLQPAEMRPGLIDVLTSTEKVAPYFDLSFQHSAPGVLRAMRRFGDTDRFLELLETIRTKAPLAGVRSNFIVGFPGETEADVDELERFLTGARLDAIGVFGYSDEEGTEAATYDQKLDQDVVDERLARISRLAEELTSQRADERLGETVEVLVESVDEEDGAIGRAAHQAPETDGQIRFTGATGGDGLQVGRMVVAKVVGTEGVDLVAEYSEILGDSPRIPAEEARR, from the coding sequence ATGCCCGAACGCCGTACCGTCGCCCTTGTCACTCTTGGCTGCGCCCGTAACGAGGTGGACTCGGAGGAGCTCGCAGGCCGCTTGGAGGCGGACGGCTGGCAGCTCGTCGAGGCCGCCGAAGACGCGGATGTCGCCGTAGTCAACACCTGTGGATTCGTCGAAGCCGCCAAGAAGGACTCCGTCGACGCCCTCCTGGAAGCCAATGACCTCAAGGGCCATGGCAAGACCCAGGCCGTCGTGGCGGTCGGCTGCATGGCCGAGCGGTACGGCAAGGAGCTCGCCGACGCCCTCCCCGAAGCCGACGGTGTCCTCGGTTTCGACGACTACTCCGACATCTCCACCCGCCTGAACACCATCCTGAGCGGCGGCAGTGTCGAGGCTCACACCCCGCGTGACCGGCGCAAGCTGCTGCCGATCAGCCCCGCGGAGCGCCAGGAGGCGGGCTCCGACGTCGCGCTGCCCGGTCACGCGCCCATGGACCTCCCCGAGGGCCTCGCGCCCGCCTCGGGGCCGCGTGCCCCGCTGCGGCGGCGCCTTGGCACCAACCCCGTCGCCTCGGTGAAGCTGGCATCCGGCTGCGACCGGCGCTGCTCGTTCTGCGCCATTCCCTCCTTCCGCGGGTCCTTCATCTCGCGGCGCCCCTCGGACGTACTCGGAGAGACGCGCTGGCTGGCCGAGCAGGGCGTCAAGGAGGTCATGCTCGTCTCCGAGAACAACACCTCGTACGGCAAGGACCTCGGCGACATCCGGCTCCTGGAGACGCTGCTGCCCGAGCTGGCCGCCGTCGACGGGATCGAGCGGGTGCGCGTCAGCTACCTCCAGCCCGCCGAGATGCGCCCCGGGCTCATCGACGTACTGACCTCCACGGAGAAGGTCGCCCCCTACTTCGACCTGTCCTTCCAGCACTCCGCTCCCGGTGTGCTGCGGGCGATGCGGCGCTTCGGGGACACCGACCGCTTCCTTGAACTCCTGGAGACCATTCGGACCAAGGCACCGCTGGCCGGCGTCCGGTCCAACTTCATCGTGGGCTTCCCCGGCGAGACCGAGGCCGACGTGGACGAGCTCGAGCGGTTCCTCACGGGTGCGCGGCTGGACGCCATCGGCGTCTTCGGGTACTCCGACGAGGAGGGCACCGAAGCGGCGACGTACGACCAGAAGCTGGATCAGGACGTGGTCGACGAGCGGCTCGCGCGCATCTCGCGGCTCGCCGAGGAACTGACATCGCAGCGCGCCGACGAGCGTCTCGGTGAGACCGTCGAGGTGCTCGTGGAGTCCGTGGACGAGGAGGACGGCGCGATCGGCCGGGCGGCTCACCAGGCGCCCGAGACGGACGGCCAGATCCGCTTCACCGGCGCCACGGGTGGGGACGGTCTGCAGGTCGGTCGTATGGTCGTGGCAAAGGTGGTCGGCACGGAAGGCGTGGACCTGGTGGCTGAGTACAGCGAAATTCTGGGGGACTCGCCCCGGATCCCGGCCGAGGAGGCACGCAGATGA
- the pgsA gene encoding CDP-diacylglycerol--glycerol-3-phosphate 3-phosphatidyltransferase, whose amino-acid sequence MTGVPASAAGGSGAQGAKPVRGGKLGAAAVNQASVWNVANLLTVIRLLLVPGFVMLLLADGGYDPAWRAWAWAAFAVAMITDLFDGHLARTYNLVTDFGKIADPIADKAIMGAALICLSYLGDLPWWVTGVILGRELGITLLRFWVIRFGVIPASRGGKMKTLWQGTAAGMYVLALTGPLATLRFWVMAVAVVLTVLTGLDYVRQAILLRRQGLAEARAASAASAAAAAAASGAGSGAGSGAGSGSGSGAGSGEGARESGS is encoded by the coding sequence ATGACCGGAGTCCCGGCATCCGCGGCGGGCGGCTCCGGCGCGCAGGGCGCCAAGCCGGTGCGCGGCGGAAAGTTGGGCGCTGCGGCCGTCAATCAGGCCAGCGTGTGGAACGTCGCCAACTTGTTGACGGTGATCCGGCTGCTCCTCGTGCCGGGCTTCGTGATGCTGCTGCTCGCCGACGGCGGGTACGACCCGGCCTGGCGTGCGTGGGCCTGGGCGGCTTTCGCCGTCGCCATGATCACGGACCTGTTCGACGGGCATCTGGCACGCACGTACAACCTGGTCACGGACTTCGGGAAGATCGCCGACCCCATCGCCGACAAGGCGATCATGGGCGCGGCACTGATCTGTCTCTCGTATCTCGGCGATCTGCCGTGGTGGGTGACGGGCGTCATTCTCGGGCGTGAGCTGGGAATCACCCTGCTGCGGTTCTGGGTGATCCGCTTCGGTGTCATTCCGGCCAGTCGTGGCGGCAAGATGAAGACGCTCTGGCAGGGCACGGCGGCCGGGATGTACGTCCTGGCGCTGACCGGGCCGCTCGCCACGCTGCGGTTCTGGGTGATGGCGGTCGCTGTCGTCCTGACCGTCCTGACCGGGCTCGACTATGTGCGGCAGGCCATCCTGCTGCGGCGTCAGGGCCTTGCGGAGGCGCGTGCGGCGTCGGCCGCGTCGGCTGCTGCTGCGGCAGCTGCCTCTGGGGCTGGCTCTGGGGCTGGCTCTGGGGCTGGCTCTGGTTCTGGGTCTGGGGCTGGTTCCGGCGAAGGGGCTCGGGAGTCGGGCTCGTGA
- a CDS encoding CinA family protein — MSLGPAAEVLRLLQARGETLAVAESLTGGLVAAEVTAVPGASRVFRGSVTAYATELKHEVLGVDGTLLAERGAVDAEVALQMAAGVRKVMGADWGVATTGVAGPEPQDGQAVGTVFVAVDGPGSAVVGPGSAVGGADSMIGGAGSALRSEGKVAALRLNGERSDIRMESVRSVLTLLVERLSGERAGNGRAQDTEQNGGT, encoded by the coding sequence ATGTCTCTCGGCCCGGCCGCGGAAGTGCTGCGGCTTCTTCAGGCGCGCGGCGAGACGCTCGCCGTCGCCGAGTCGCTCACCGGCGGTCTGGTGGCCGCCGAGGTGACGGCGGTGCCGGGCGCCTCACGGGTCTTCCGGGGGTCCGTGACGGCGTACGCGACCGAGCTGAAGCACGAGGTGCTCGGGGTCGACGGCACTCTGCTGGCCGAGCGAGGCGCCGTGGACGCCGAGGTCGCGCTCCAGATGGCGGCGGGTGTGCGCAAGGTCATGGGTGCGGACTGGGGGGTCGCGACCACGGGCGTCGCGGGGCCCGAGCCGCAGGACGGGCAGGCGGTCGGGACGGTCTTTGTGGCGGTCGATGGGCCGGGTTCAGCGGTTGTTGGGCCGGGTTCTGCGGTCGGTGGGGCGGATTCCATGATCGGCGGGGCGGGTTCCGCTCTTCGCTCTGAGGGGAAAGTGGCCGCGCTGCGGTTGAACGGTGAGCGTTCGGACATCCGTATGGAGAGTGTACGGAGCGTGCTCACGCTGCTGGTCGAGCGGCTGTCCGGCGAACGTGCCGGGAACGGGCGGGCACAGGATACGGAACAGAACGGGGGGACTTGA
- a CDS encoding helix-turn-helix domain-containing protein, translating into MILLRRLLGDVLRRQRQRQGRTLREVSSSARVSLGYLSEVERGQKEASSELLSAICDALDVRMSELMREVSDELSLAELAASAAATEPVRAPVRPMLNSVSVSGVPPERVTIKAPAEAVDVVAA; encoded by the coding sequence ATGATTCTGCTCCGTCGCCTGCTGGGTGACGTGCTGCGTCGGCAGCGCCAGCGCCAGGGCCGTACTCTGCGCGAAGTCTCCTCGTCCGCCCGAGTCTCGCTCGGCTATCTTTCCGAGGTGGAGCGGGGGCAGAAGGAGGCATCCTCCGAGCTGCTTTCCGCGATCTGCGACGCGCTTGACGTACGGATGTCCGAGCTCATGCGCGAGGTGAGCGATGAGCTCTCTCTCGCCGAACTGGCTGCGTCGGCAGCGGCTACGGAACCGGTGCGCGCACCGGTTCGCCCGATGCTCAATTCCGTCTCGGTGAGCGGCGTGCCGCCGGAACGGGTGACGATCAAGGCGCCTGCGGAGGCGGTGGACGTCGTCGCCGCGTGA
- a CDS encoding Dps family protein, protein MYVVKSPLSDADLKTVSDALQGALVDLVDLSLVAKQIHWNVVGPRFRSVHLQLDEVVDTARTHSDTVAERASTLGVSPDGRAATVARSSGIGDVADGWVKDADAVGTLVDALGAVITRMRERVEATGEADPVSQDIFIGITADLEKHHWMFQAENG, encoded by the coding sequence ATGTACGTCGTGAAGAGCCCTCTGTCCGATGCGGATCTGAAGACGGTCTCGGACGCCCTGCAGGGGGCGCTCGTGGATCTGGTCGACCTCTCCCTGGTGGCCAAGCAGATCCACTGGAACGTGGTGGGACCGCGCTTCCGGTCCGTCCATCTGCAGCTCGACGAGGTCGTGGACACGGCGCGGACTCACTCCGACACGGTGGCCGAGCGGGCCTCCACGCTCGGCGTCTCGCCCGACGGCCGCGCGGCGACCGTGGCGCGGAGCAGCGGCATCGGTGACGTCGCCGACGGCTGGGTCAAGGACGCGGACGCGGTGGGCACGCTCGTGGACGCGCTCGGTGCGGTGATCACGCGGATGCGGGAGCGGGTCGAGGCGACCGGCGAGGCGGATCCGGTGAGCCAGGACATCTTCATCGGCATCACGGCCGATCTGGAGAAGCATCACTGGATGTTCCAGGCGGAGAACGGCTGA
- a CDS encoding SDR family NAD(P)-dependent oxidoreductase, translated as MPLTAYDLSGRTAFVTGAASGIGRASAVLLAEAGATVHCADRDAQGLHETATLIKAAGGTAHTHSVDVADRAQVEQAVATATATTGRLDVMAAIAGIMHSSPVLETRDEDLDRVLSINFKGVLYACQAAARAMIAANADAAKADTDTGKPGGSRRPGSIVTMASGAVDTGGPGLLCYGAAKAAVVQLTKTLATEVGPHGIRVNAVAPGWIRTPMTDRHDTDAQAHTEGLMVRMSPLGRVGEPEDIAHAVLHLASDASAFTTGQILRPNGGVAMPW; from the coding sequence ATGCCCCTCACGGCGTACGACCTCAGCGGACGCACCGCATTCGTCACCGGCGCGGCCAGCGGAATCGGCCGAGCCTCGGCCGTACTCCTCGCGGAAGCGGGCGCCACCGTCCACTGCGCCGACCGCGACGCCCAGGGACTCCACGAGACGGCCACGCTCATCAAGGCGGCGGGCGGCACCGCGCACACCCACTCCGTGGACGTCGCTGACAGGGCCCAGGTCGAGCAGGCCGTCGCGACCGCCACCGCGACCACCGGCCGCCTGGACGTCATGGCCGCCATCGCCGGGATCATGCACAGCAGCCCGGTCCTGGAGACCCGTGACGAGGACCTCGACCGGGTCCTCAGCATCAACTTCAAGGGCGTTCTGTACGCCTGTCAGGCCGCGGCCCGCGCGATGATCGCGGCGAACGCCGACGCCGCCAAAGCCGACACCGACACCGGCAAGCCCGGCGGCTCGCGCCGCCCCGGCAGCATCGTCACCATGGCATCCGGCGCCGTGGACACCGGCGGCCCCGGCCTCCTCTGCTACGGCGCGGCGAAAGCCGCCGTCGTCCAGCTCACGAAGACGCTCGCCACCGAGGTGGGCCCGCACGGAATCCGCGTCAACGCCGTCGCACCCGGCTGGATCCGCACCCCCATGACCGACCGCCACGACACCGACGCCCAGGCGCACACCGAGGGGCTCATGGTCCGCATGTCCCCGTTGGGCCGTGTCGGCGAACCGGAGGACATCGCCCACGCCGTCCTGCACCTGGCGTCCGACGCGTCCGCCTTCACGACGGGCCAGATCCTCCGCCCGAACGGCGGCGTCGCCATGCCTTGGTGA
- a CDS encoding Fpg/Nei family DNA glycosylase, whose protein sequence is MPEGDTVHQAARRLHTALAGRTVTRSDLRVPKLATVDLTGRTVLDVTPRGKHLLTRFEGGLTLHSHLRMDGSWKVYAPGERWSGGPGHQIRAILGTAERTAVGYRLPVLELLRTADEGKAVGHLGPDLLGPDWDPDQALANLLATPDRAIGEALLDQRNLAGIGNVYKSELCFLLGVTPWVPVGELPAETAARIPALAKKLLEVNRDRPARTTTGRDRAGQRLYVYGRAPRPCLRCGAPIRSAEQGDGSRSRPTYWCPSCQQGPTP, encoded by the coding sequence ATGCCCGAAGGCGACACCGTCCACCAGGCAGCCCGGCGGCTGCACACCGCCCTCGCCGGGCGTACCGTCACGCGCTCCGACCTTCGCGTCCCGAAGCTCGCGACCGTCGACCTCACCGGGCGTACCGTCCTGGACGTCACCCCGCGCGGCAAGCACCTCCTCACCCGCTTCGAGGGCGGGCTCACCCTGCACTCCCATCTCCGCATGGACGGCTCCTGGAAGGTGTACGCCCCCGGCGAGCGCTGGAGCGGCGGCCCCGGTCACCAGATCAGGGCGATCCTGGGCACCGCCGAGCGCACAGCCGTGGGCTACCGCCTGCCCGTGCTCGAACTCCTCCGTACCGCCGACGAGGGCAAGGCCGTGGGCCACCTGGGCCCCGACCTCCTGGGCCCCGACTGGGACCCCGACCAGGCCCTCGCCAACCTCCTCGCGACCCCCGACCGCGCCATCGGCGAGGCCCTGCTCGACCAGCGCAATCTCGCGGGCATCGGCAACGTCTACAAGAGCGAGCTCTGCTTCCTCCTCGGCGTCACCCCCTGGGTCCCCGTAGGCGAGCTCCCCGCCGAGACGGCAGCCCGTATCCCCGCCCTCGCCAAGAAGCTCCTGGAGGTCAACCGCGACCGCCCGGCGCGCACCACCACGGGCCGCGACCGCGCGGGCCAACGCCTGTACGTCTACGGCCGCGCGCCCCGCCCCTGCCTGCGCTGCGGCGCCCCCATCCGCTCGGCCGAGCAGGGTGACGGCTCCCGCAGCCGCCCCACTTACTGGTGCCCGTCCTGCCAACAGGGCCCCACTCCCTGA